In a genomic window of Temperatibacter marinus:
- a CDS encoding phosphoethanolamine transferase, with protein MNYKLLILPLTILTYCILINLAKFDASIVKGLIHIAFQSCLLLGLFTLVKRKGIRLTLALVLSAELFTQLTYQSSLSVSLIMSLLNTSLGEVISFISYNSLQILTIGLFLFSITAAPSQQRQSISYLLTFVGILYVFMPLGISSNNLFSSDHYKSYLKTGMARGFSERYTKIEYAIHEDIGGRLPAIKSIRGIMDSLVLFSRQVNIESSWSHVTSSRNGKDLLVIGIGEALRADNLGIYGYSRQTTPLLSQRINTLDLFKNTYAAGTNTWSSIPAILTKMNQTPDLSKSIINLAKDAGYTTYWISNHAKVSRWDFSVSALAGQADHSFFFSTDEGGEVYDEALLKTLKTMLVKRDDKSLFILHFYGSHMSFEDRYPKNFSKFRGENSSLDRYDNSILYTDYVQDKIIDLVAAEKGKYLFFADHGLTSPEGKIPLRHDVRKSPDPNSLKVPFFTFPKEEFLTSLHEKEAISLYYFECIFSRWAAITAPDLQANKHCETKSGDQDIQFLDSNLKLHTISSQKKSH; from the coding sequence ATGAACTATAAATTACTCATTTTACCCCTCACAATACTGACTTATTGTATTCTAATCAATCTTGCTAAATTTGATGCCTCAATTGTAAAAGGCCTCATTCACATCGCTTTTCAATCTTGTTTATTGCTAGGCCTATTCACTCTTGTAAAAAGAAAAGGGATTAGACTAACTCTTGCTTTAGTATTGAGTGCGGAACTGTTTACACAACTCACGTATCAGTCCTCCCTCTCGGTAAGCCTCATCATGAGTCTCTTAAACACATCTCTTGGTGAAGTCATCTCATTCATCAGCTACAACAGCCTTCAAATTCTTACGATTGGGCTGTTTCTATTCAGCATCACCGCAGCCCCATCCCAGCAACGTCAATCAATCTCATATCTCTTAACCTTTGTTGGCATTCTCTATGTTTTTATGCCTCTAGGTATCTCTAGCAACAACCTCTTCTCATCAGACCATTATAAAAGCTATCTAAAGACAGGGATGGCACGAGGGTTTTCGGAAAGATATACTAAAATTGAATATGCCATCCATGAGGATATTGGGGGTAGACTGCCAGCGATTAAATCAATTCGCGGCATTATGGATAGCCTCGTCTTATTTTCCCGCCAAGTCAACATCGAAAGCAGCTGGAGCCACGTCACATCCTCTCGCAATGGTAAGGATTTATTGGTCATAGGTATCGGTGAAGCACTTAGAGCTGATAATTTAGGGATTTATGGGTATTCTAGACAGACAACACCTCTCTTATCGCAACGCATAAATACACTTGATTTATTCAAAAATACATATGCGGCCGGAACAAATACATGGAGTTCTATTCCTGCAATCTTAACAAAAATGAATCAGACACCCGATCTCTCAAAATCTATTATCAATCTGGCAAAAGATGCCGGGTATACAACTTACTGGATCTCAAATCATGCCAAGGTAAGCCGCTGGGATTTTTCAGTGTCTGCTCTGGCGGGTCAAGCCGACCATTCTTTCTTTTTTTCCACAGATGAAGGCGGGGAAGTCTACGATGAGGCGTTGTTAAAGACGCTAAAGACCATGCTTGTAAAGAGGGACGATAAATCCCTTTTTATCTTACACTTTTATGGGTCACATATGTCATTTGAAGATCGCTACCCTAAGAATTTCTCTAAATTCAGAGGCGAAAACTCGTCTTTAGACCGCTATGATAACTCAATTCTATATACTGATTATGTTCAGGATAAGATCATAGACTTGGTGGCCGCAGAAAAAGGAAAATATCTATTCTTTGCAGACCACGGACTTACCTCACCAGAGGGTAAAATACCTTTGAGGCATGATGTCAGAAAAAGCCCAGATCCGAATTCATTAAAAGTACCGTTTTTTACATTTCCAAAAGAAGAGTTTTTAACAAGCCTTCATGAAAAAGAGGCTATTTCCCTTTATTATTTTGAATGTATTTTCTCGAGATGGGCGGCTATTACTGCCCCTGACCTACAGGCGAACAAACATTGTGAAACCAAGAGCGGCGATCAAGATATCCAGTTTCTTGATTCCAACCTGAAACTTCATACGATCTCCTCGCAAAAGAAGTCACACTAG